A portion of the Cryptomeria japonica chromosome 5, Sugi_1.0, whole genome shotgun sequence genome contains these proteins:
- the LOC131066213 gene encoding U-box domain-containing protein 4 — MPNSSSNGNVMVERSRSVAKASFTFCRATLGRRLIDTVRCGGSSSGHHKRSSPMTTAQEVPKQPQKSGFDGENLHVGHKEIGSHGGIQIDVRDEDQSLKSVERTGKQLKNMSALDPKEGSSRKTTEDLEWRQLVESLRNDSKILECRSARSIVTQEEATIGRDEEEIEHVERKIRAFNELQTVVQSLQFGNEIAQKKAAIDIRKLAKDDAHARVTLAMLGAIPPLVGMLDSSEANVQTSALFALLNLAIGNDLNKAAIVKAGAVQKMVTLLQGSNESVREAVVTDFLSLSALDVNKPIIGSSGAIPFLVNIMQHGSTQGRRDALRALYNLSICPANAALIVDTNVVEFLLNIIDDMDVSEKILGILSNLAATEEGRKAIGQTNDAFPILIDVLNWVDAPKCQEKAAFILMIIAHNSWSHRRTMVESGVVSSLLELTLLGTTLAQKRASRILECLRDDKIRKNSTMSAPISGQHTDLEPINKDEYGDHMSEERKVVNRLVQQSLQHNMQRIIKRANLPQDFAPSDRFKSLTATSSSKSLPF, encoded by the exons ATGCCAAACAGTTCAAGCAATGGCAATGTTATGGTGGAGAGGAGCAGGTCTGTGGCAAAGGCCTCATTTACATTTTGCAGAGCTACCTTAGGAAGGAGGCTCATTGATACCGTGCGCTGTGGAGGTTCCTCTTCTGGTCATCATAAGAGAAGTTCGCCAATGACTACAGCTCAAGAGGTTCCAAAACAGCCGCAGAAATCCGGATTTGATGGAGAAAATCTGCATGTAGGTCACAAGGAGATCGGAAGTCACGGTGGCATCCAAATCGATGTTCGCGACGAGGATCAGAGTCTCAAGTCTGTTGAACGAACAGGAAAACAGTTGAAGAACATGTCTGCACTTGATCCCAAAGAGGGCAGCAGTCGCAAGACCACTGAAGATCTTGAATGGAGACAGCTTGTGGAAAGCCTGAGAAATGATTCTAAGATCTTAGAATGCAGATCTGCGCGTTCTATTGTGACCCAGGAAGAAGCAACTATAGGCAGAGATGAGGAGGAAATTGAGCATGTGGAGAGAAAGATCAGGGCCTTCAACGAGCTTCAAACAGTTGTACAGTCGCTGCAATTTGGTAATGAGATTGCTCAGAAAAAGGCTGCCATTGATATCAGGAAACTCGCAAAAGATGATGCACATGCCCGAGTTACTCTTGCCATGCTTGGTGCAATTCCTCCTCTTGTTGGAATGCTAGATTCATCTGAGGCAAATGTGCAAACCTCTGCCTTATTTGCTCTTCTGAATCTTGCCATCGGCAACGATCT AAATAAAGCAGCAATAGTTAAAGCTGGTGCAGTTCAGAAGATGGTAACCCTTTTGCAGGGGTCAAATGAGTCTGTTAGAGAAGCTGTGGTGACTGATTTTCTAAGCTTGTCAGCTCTGGATGTGAATAAACCTATTATTGGTTCATCTGGTGCAATACCATTCTTGGTAAACATTATGCAGCATGGAAGTACACAGGGAAGGAGAGATGCACTTAGGGCTCTTTACAATCTGTCAATTTGTCCCGCAAATGCAGCACTTATTGTGGATACAAATGTTGTTGAGTTTTTACTGAATATAATTGATGACATGGATGTATCAGAGAAGATTCTGGGGATTTTGAGCAATTTAGCAGCCACAGAGGAAGGGAGAAAAGCCATAGGACAAACAAATGATGCTTTTCCAATATTAATAGATGTGCTCAATTGGGTTGATGCACCCAAATGCCAAGAGAAAGCAGCCTTCATTCTCATGATCATTGCACACAATAGTTGGTCCCACAGACGAACCATGGTAGAATCTGGTGTGGTCTCTTCTCTATTAGAACTCACTCTTCTTGGCACTACACTGGCTCAGAAGAGAGCCTCTAGAATTCTTGAGTGCCTCAGAGATGATAAAATTCGAAAAAACTCAACCATGTCTGCACCCATATCTGGCCAGCATACAGACCTGGAACCAATAAACAAAGATGAATATGGTGATCATATGAGCGAGGAGAGAAAAGTTGTAAACCGTCTAGTTCAACAGAGTTTGCAGCATAATATGCAGCGTATCATCAAGCGTGCAAATCTTCCTCAAGATTTTGCTCCATCTGACCGTTTCAAGTCCTTAACAGCAACCTCCAGCTCCAAAAGCCTTCCTTTCTAA